A genomic region of Rhipicephalus sanguineus isolate Rsan-2018 chromosome 3, BIME_Rsan_1.4, whole genome shotgun sequence contains the following coding sequences:
- the LOC119388246 gene encoding ATP-dependent DNA helicase Q1, translating into MALSSWEQELGKVEKELISTEKEIVRLNTIRESLLRRKHELSVKLKQKSLDEIARTDWSKSNFPWSNRVNETLENVFHMTSFRSMQLPAINVTLSNKDCILIMPTGGGKSLCYQLPALIAKGVTVVVSPLLSLMEDQVMALQTMSYPVAMLAANVSVKDTNQILKAMAEGEDSLKLLYVTPEKMAKSKRFMSMLEKAYQRKHFARLAIDEVHCCSQWGHDFRPDYKYLAIMKRQFPEVPILGVTATASAAIVADVQKMLDIESAVVLRAPLDRPNLVYEVLAKPTGNDEAVKTIAGLILGRFKNQCGIVYCFSIKETDELADELKGYGIAVDSYHASMEPQRRSSVHTRWMHGKILVIVATIAFGMGIDKSNVRFVIHHTLSKSVENYYQESGRAGRDDQPATCLILFRFADIFRQTTSVFTEKCGRENVYTMVRYCVEVRECRRVMFLRHFGEKQQDIRCHDGICDNCRIKGSVKDIDITVHLKNIYKILAAASEAKEQLTAAKLIDAWMGKDAKKWKERGVTKTDLPRERCETIVAWALLEGYLAEKFHITPYAYISYIRTGEKKAEIDKGGKVHCPFLTASAAPPEVTLPASMKRHKQSDDAQSKRPRSETSKHHKSFSDPTSQDVVVID; encoded by the coding sequence ATGGCTCTGTCATCGTGGGAGCAAGAACTTGGAAAAGTCGAAAAAGAATTAATATCGACGGAGAAGGAGATAGTTCGTCTTAACACGATACGGGAAAGCCTCCTGAGGAGAAAGCACGAACTGTCTGTTAAGTTGAAACAGAAATCGCTGGATGAGATTGCACGCACGGATTGGAGCAAGTCCAATTTCCCGTGGTCAAATAGAGTTAATGAAACGCTAGAAAATGTGTTTCACATGACGAGCTTCCGGTCCATGCAACTTCCAGCCATAAACGTTACCCTTTCTAATAAAGACTGCATTCTCATAATGCCAACCGGAGGCGGGAAGAGCCTTTGCTACCAACTGCCAGCGCTTATTGCGAAAGGCGTCACTGTCGTCGTGTCGCCGTTGCTTTCACTCATGGAGGACCAGGTAATGGCACTGCAAACCATGTCGTACCCAGTTGCTATGTTGGCGGCCAACGTTTCTGTGAAAGACACTAATCAGATCCTGAAGGCTATGGCTGAAGGAGAGGACAGCTTGAAGCTGCTGTACGTCACACCCGAAAAGATGGCCAAAAGTAAGCGGTTTATGTCCATGCTGGAAAAAGCGTACCAGAGGAAGCATTTTGCCAGGCTTGCCATAGATGAAGTGCACTGTTGCTCCCAGTGGGGCCATGACTTCAGGCCAGACTACAAATACTTGGCCATCATGAAACGCCAATTTCCAGAAGTGCCAATTCTGGGAGTCACGGCCACAGCTTCCGCAGCCATTGTTGCCGATGTCCAGAAGATGCTTGACATAGAGAGTGCTGTGGTACTGCGTGCACCGCTGGACAGGCCTAACCTTGTCTATGAGGTACTGGCAAAGCCTACGGGTAATGATGAAGCTGTGAAAACAATTGCCGGGCTTATTCTCGGCCGATTCAAAAATCAGTGTGGCATCGTGTACTGTTTCTCCATCAAAGAGACTGATGAATTGGCTGATGAGCTGAAAGGCTATGGTATTGCTGTGGACTCCTACCATGCCAGTATGGAACCGCAGAGACGCAGCAGTGTCCATACTCGCTGGATGCATGGCAAAATTTTGGTCATTGTTGCAACCATTGCTTTTGGCATGGGAATTGATAAGTCAAATGTGCGCTTTGTCATTCACCACACACTGTCAAAATCAGTTGAGAACTACTACCAAGAAAGTGGCCGTGCAGGAAGGGATGATCAACCAGCTACATGTCTGATACTTTTCCGGTTCGCTGACATATTTCGCCAGACGACGTCTGTCTTCACTGAGAAGTGTGGCCGAGAAAACGTCTACACGATGGTGCGGTACTGTGTGGAAGTGCGCGAGTGTCGACGTGTCATGTTCTTGCGACACTTCGGAGAGAAGCAGCAAGACATACGCTGTCATGATGGCATCTGTGACAACTGTAGAATAAAAGGGTCAGTGAAAGATATTGATATCACTGTGCACTTGAAGAACATCTACAAAATACTTGCTGCAGCAAGTGAGGCGAAAGAACAGTTGACAGCAGCAAAGTTGATTGACGCCTGGATGGGCAAGGATGCCAAGAAATGGAAAGAACGAGGAGTTACAAAGACTGACCTTCCACGGGAACGGTGTGAGACAATAGTTGCATGGGCACTGCTGGAAGGCTACCTGGCTGAAAAGTTCCACATCACCCCTTATGCTTACATAAGTTATATTCGCACAGGTGAGAAGAAAGCAGAAATTGACAAAGGGGGAAAAGTTCATTGCCCTTTCTTGACAGCAAGTGCAGCTCCACCAGAAGTCACGCTGCCAGCTTCGATGAAGCGTCACAAGCAGAGTGATGATGCTCAAAGCAAACGACCAAGAAGTGAGACCTCAAAGCACCACAAGTCGTTCAGTGATCCAACATCCCAAGATGTGGTTGTGATTGACTAA
- the LOC119388247 gene encoding profilin — MSWQTYVDNQICAQVNCTVAAIAGLNDGAIWAKYEKDSNCSITQQELKTIADTMRTNPSAFNETGIHLGGQKYVCLCAENNLVRGRKGSSAFIAVATNTCLLVAATIDGFPPGVLNTVVEKLGDYLKQNNY, encoded by the exons ATGTCTTGGCAGACGTACGTCGACAACCAGATTTGTGCACAGGTCAACTGCACAGTAGCCGCAATTGCTGGCCTCAACGATGGAGCCATTTGGGCGAAATATGAAAAGGACTCCAACTGTTCG ATCACGCAGCAGGAGCTGAAAACCATCGCTGACACGATGCGGACCAACCCTAGTGCTTTCAACGAGACCGGCATCCACCTTGGTGGCCAGAAGTACGTCTGCCTATGCGCCGAGAACAACCTTGTCCGGGGCCGAAAAGGCAGCTCGGCGTTCATCGCCGTCGCCACCAACACCT GTCTGCTGGTAGCTGCCACCATTGATGGCTTCCCTCCTGGTGTGCTCAACACTGTGGTCGAGAAACTAGGAGACTATCTGAAGCAAAATAACTATTAG